One genomic segment of Columba livia isolate bColLiv1 breed racing homer chromosome 36, bColLiv1.pat.W.v2, whole genome shotgun sequence includes these proteins:
- the METTL3 gene encoding N6-adenosine-methyltransferase catalytic subunit isoform X1, translating into MAPVAMGMAGSRASSQHGAGCHDDMGGGGAPAVNMAPVAMAILALGGRGGAPAVSMAPVAMAIRGGCQQPAWRRWLRKGRGVSYKRRRWRRATSGCAAGSEGAGGARRSVRFEGRGRGSRARFGIPGPRLGSPVPVGFPGPRSHVGHVELHPGAQEAAALAAGAAAAPPQDGAARSARGERGSGGRPAPHGQPRPLPRQPRPRRPLEPIRSLRRRGPAPRPRPGAAAAAAIGRRGAPAARRLGRHWPLHRHRRGAGAAAPGGEPAGEVRGAGADRDQAAAGRRRHPRHLRRPLQAGGHDGRRPRNAGNSPQKRQEAARRRGGGGGRQDGRRRGARGRQGGQEMAEASERGGSGDREPAESAVHQGAAEQEGEPGDPGAAEHDHGQGAVDRGEVPVARARAGAGVLRPRHQGGVRARQRRRAALPPPALPAHHQQAHGRVAGRLLVPQHLLPHGHLQVRALRDRRAALAPPPRPAPPARPRPARPARRPRRRPPLPATVDLLRHPLPGRAHPGQVCGGDGRPALGHPHGAALRDADGRRDAAPQHPRAAGRGLPLPLGHRQGHGAGPRVPQPVGVRARGRDHLGEDQPAAAHHPHRAHRPLAEPRQGALPGGGEGRPPGLQPRAGL; encoded by the exons ATGGCGCCGGTTGCCATGGGGATGGCGGGAAGTCGCGCCAGCAGTCAACATGGCGCCGGTTGCCATGACgatatggggggggggggcgcgcCAGCAGTCAACATGGCGCCGGTTGCCATGGCGATATTGGCgttgggggggagagggggcgCGCCAGCAGTCAGCATGGCGCCGGTTGCCATGGCGATACGTGGGGGGTGCCAGCAGCCAGCATGGCGGCGGTGGCTCCGGAAGGGGCGTGGCGTCAGCTATAAAAGGCGGCGCTGGCGGCGGGCCACTTCCGGTTGCGCGGCGGGCTCTGAGGGAGCGGGCGGCGCTCGGCGCTCCGTGCGGTTCGAAGGCCGCGGTCGCGGTTCCAGGGCCCGGTTTGGGATCCCCGGTCCCCGGTTGGGTTCCCCGGTCCCGGTTGGGTTCCCCGGTCCCCGCAGCCATGTCGGACACGTGGAGCTCCATCCAGGCGCACAAGAAGCAGCTGCACTCGCTGCGGGAGCGGCTGCAGCGCCGCCGCAAGATGGAGCCGCTCGGTCAGCGCGGGGAGAACGGGGGTCAGGCGG CAGACCCGCCCCGCACGgccagccccgccccctcccccgccagccccgcccccgccgccccctcgAGCCAATCAGGAGCCTGCGCCGCCGAGGCCCCGCCCCCCGACCCCGCCCTGgagcggcggctgctgctgcgATTGGCCGACGTGGCGCTCCCGCTGCCCGCCGACTCGGCCGCCATTGGCCGCTCCATCGCCACC GCCGAGGCGCCGGCGCCGCCGCGCCAGGTGGAGAGCCTGCTGGAGAAGTTCGCGGCGCAGGAGCTGATCGAGATCAGGCGGCTGCAGGACGGCGGCGCCACCCTCGTCACCTTCGCCGACCACTCCAAGCTGGCGGCCATGACGGGCGGCGGCCCCGAAACGCCGGGAATTCGCCCCAAAAGCGACAGGAAGCGGCGCGGCGacgaggaggaggcggcgggcggCAAGATGGCCGCCGGCGGGGAGCGCGAGGCCGGCAAGGAGGCCAAGAAATGGCGGAAGCAAGCGAGCGAGGTGGATCTGGAGATCGAGAGCCTGCTGAGTCAGCAGTCCaccaaggagcagcagagcaagAAG GTGAGCCAGGAGATCCTGGAGCTGCTGAACACGACCACGGCCAAGGAGCAGTCGATCGTGGAGAAGTTCCGGTCGCGCGGGCGCGCGCAGGTGCAGGAGTTCTGCGACCACGGCACCAAGGAGGAGTGCGTGCGCGCCAGCGGCGCCGCGCGGCCCTGCCCCCGCCTGCACTTCCG GCGCATCATCAACAAGCACACGGACGAGTCGCTGGGCGACTGCTCGTTCCTCAACACCTGCTTCCACATGGACACCTGCAAGTACGTGCACTACGAGATCGACGGGCGGCCCTCGCCCCCCCGCCacgccccgccccccccgcccggccccgccccgcccgccccgcccggcgACCGCGCCGCCGACCGCCTCTTCCCGCCACAG TGGATCTGCTGCGACATCCGCTACCTGGACGTGCGCATCCTGGGCAAGTTTGCGGTGGTGATGGCCGACCCGCCCTGGGACATCCACATGGAGCTGCCCTACGGGACGCTGACGGACGACGAGATGCGGCGCCTCAACATCCCCGTGCTGCAGGACGAGGgcttcctcttcctctgggTCACCGGCAG GGCCATGGAGCTGGGCCGCGAGTGCCTCAACCTGTGGGG GTACGAGCGCGTGGACGAGATCATCTGGGTGAAGACCAACCAGCTGCAGCGCATCATCCGCACCGGGCGCACCGGCCATTGGCTGAACCACGGCAAGGAGCACTGCCTG GTGGGGGTGAAGGGCGCCCCCCAGGGCTTCAACCGCGGGCTGGACTGTGA
- the METTL3 gene encoding N6-adenosine-methyltransferase catalytic subunit isoform X4, whose translation MAPVAMGMAGSRASSQHGAGCHDDMGGGGAPAVNMAPVAMAILALGGRGGAPAVSMAPVAMAIRGGCQQPAWRRWLRKGRGVSYKRRRWRRATSGCAAGSEGAGGARRSVRFEGRGRGSRARFGIPGPRLGSPVPVGFPGPRSHVGHVELHPGAQEAAALAAGAAAAPPQDGAARSARGERGSGGRPAPHGQPRPLPRQPRPRRPLEPIRSLRRRGPAPRPRPGAAAAAAIGRRGAPAARRLGRHWPLHRHRRGAGAAAPGGEPAGEVRGAGADRDQAAAGRRRHPRHLRRPLQAGGHDGRRPRNAGNSPQKRQEAARRRGGGGGRQDGRRRGARGRQGGQEMAEASERGGSGDREPAESAVHQGAAEQEGEPGDPGAAEHDHGQGAVDRGEVPVARARAGAGVLRPRHQGGVRARQRRRAALPPPALPGPTGRLLPRRRIINKHTDESLGDCSFLNTCFHMDTCK comes from the exons ATGGCGCCGGTTGCCATGGGGATGGCGGGAAGTCGCGCCAGCAGTCAACATGGCGCCGGTTGCCATGACgatatggggggggggggcgcgcCAGCAGTCAACATGGCGCCGGTTGCCATGGCGATATTGGCgttgggggggagagggggcgCGCCAGCAGTCAGCATGGCGCCGGTTGCCATGGCGATACGTGGGGGGTGCCAGCAGCCAGCATGGCGGCGGTGGCTCCGGAAGGGGCGTGGCGTCAGCTATAAAAGGCGGCGCTGGCGGCGGGCCACTTCCGGTTGCGCGGCGGGCTCTGAGGGAGCGGGCGGCGCTCGGCGCTCCGTGCGGTTCGAAGGCCGCGGTCGCGGTTCCAGGGCCCGGTTTGGGATCCCCGGTCCCCGGTTGGGTTCCCCGGTCCCGGTTGGGTTCCCCGGTCCCCGCAGCCATGTCGGACACGTGGAGCTCCATCCAGGCGCACAAGAAGCAGCTGCACTCGCTGCGGGAGCGGCTGCAGCGCCGCCGCAAGATGGAGCCGCTCGGTCAGCGCGGGGAGAACGGGGGTCAGGCGG CAGACCCGCCCCGCACGgccagccccgccccctcccccgccagccccgcccccgccgccccctcgAGCCAATCAGGAGCCTGCGCCGCCGAGGCCCCGCCCCCCGACCCCGCCCTGgagcggcggctgctgctgcgATTGGCCGACGTGGCGCTCCCGCTGCCCGCCGACTCGGCCGCCATTGGCCGCTCCATCGCCACC GCCGAGGCGCCGGCGCCGCCGCGCCAGGTGGAGAGCCTGCTGGAGAAGTTCGCGGCGCAGGAGCTGATCGAGATCAGGCGGCTGCAGGACGGCGGCGCCACCCTCGTCACCTTCGCCGACCACTCCAAGCTGGCGGCCATGACGGGCGGCGGCCCCGAAACGCCGGGAATTCGCCCCAAAAGCGACAGGAAGCGGCGCGGCGacgaggaggaggcggcgggcggCAAGATGGCCGCCGGCGGGGAGCGCGAGGCCGGCAAGGAGGCCAAGAAATGGCGGAAGCAAGCGAGCGAGGTGGATCTGGAGATCGAGAGCCTGCTGAGTCAGCAGTCCaccaaggagcagcagagcaagAAG GTGAGCCAGGAGATCCTGGAGCTGCTGAACACGACCACGGCCAAGGAGCAGTCGATCGTGGAGAAGTTCCGGTCGCGCGGGCGCGCGCAGGTGCAGGAGTTCTGCGACCACGGCACCAAGGAGGAGTGCGTGCGCGCCAGCGGCGCCGCGCGGCCCTGCCCCCGCCTGCACTTCCG GGCCCGACCGGGCGGCTCCTCCCCCGCAGGCGCATCATCAACAAGCACACGGACGAGTCGCTGGGCGACTGCTCGTTCCTCAACACCTGCTTCCACATGGACACCTGCAA GTAA
- the LOC110356575 gene encoding uncharacterized protein LOC110356575 — protein sequence MRIFPPKMQRFEPKNQGFTSKPPPPPPPPPLDDVISMAEAGGPAPPALRLLLRRLWLLQRLQRHQLRLTQRLSRHILRMAPRPPPPSWTATPRPHGGRKSRGNMAARGNMADRSNMAARTNMADWTNMADPTNMAARNNMADQTNMAARTNMADWTNMDNCINMADWINMADRTNMADRTNMAAQTNMAAQTNMADRTNMAARNNMAEQTNMAARTNMADQINMADWINMAARINMAAWINMAAQTNMADRTNMAAQRLAWTNQLTPLGNMAANMAANMAASASRKSPGNGRTGTGSGSGSGSGSGSGSGSGSGTGSGTGSGTGSGSGSGSGSGTGSGTGSGKGNGTGSGTGS from the exons ATGAGgattttccccccaaaaatgcAGAGGTTTGAACCAAAGAATCAGGGTTTCACCTCAAAAcctcccccgccgcccccccccccgccccttgATGACGTCATCAGCATGGCGGAGGCGGGAG gccccgcccccccggccctgcGGCTGCTCCTGCGGCGCCTGTGGCTCCTGCAGCGGCTGCAGCGGCACCAGCTGCGCCTCACCCAGCGCCTTTCCCGCCACATCCTGCGCATGGCGCCACGCCCACCGCCGCCATCTTGGACCGCCACGCCCCGCCCCCACGGCGGCAGGAAGAGCCGGGGCAATATGGCCGCCCGGGGCAATATGGCCGACCGGAGCAACATGGCCGCCCGGACCAATATGGCCGATTGGACCAACATGGCTGACCCAACCAACATGGCCGCCCGGAACAACATGGCCGACCAAACCAACATGGCCGCCCGGACCAATATGGCCGACTGGACCAATATGGATAACTGCATTAATATGGCCGACTGGATCAATATGGCCGACCGGACCAATATGGCCGACCGGACCAATATGGCCGCCCAGACCAATATGGCCGCCCAGACCAATATGGCCGACCGGACCAATATGGCCGCCCGGAACAACATGGCCGAACAAACCAACATGGCCGCCCGGACCAATATGGCCGACCAAATCAATATGGCCGACTGGATCAACATGGCCGCTCGGATCAATATGGCCGCCTGGATCAACATGGCTGCCCAGACCAATATGGCCGACCGGACCAATATGGCTGCCCAGCGCCTCGCCTGGACCAATCAGCTCACTCCGTTGGGCAACATGGCCGCCAACATGGCCGCCAACATGGCTGCCTCCGCCTCCCGGAAATCACCCGGAAATGGCAGGACGGGAACAGGAAGTGGATCAGGAAGTGGATCAGGAAGTGGATCAGGAAGTGGATCAGGAAGTGGAACGGGAAGTGGAACAGGAAGCGGAACAGGAAGTGGATCAGGAAGTGGATCAGGAAGTGGAACAGGAAGCGGAACGGgaagtggaaaaggaaatgggACAGGAAGTGGGACAGGAAGTTGA
- the DCAF11 gene encoding DDB1- and CUL4-associated factor 11: MGSHGRGRGRREEEVTSQEAELALGLAELLRRDRHNEGAEPAGGGGATAPPPLANHELRLQLELGRGRGPGGPAPQEENLPRMLTQRQWGRCRHSSFSPGEQTRLSSHFLPNRVAFADSYPQKAFCGVFDPNGDAFVSACQDQTLRLYRCRGGGMKLLRTFAGRDVGWSILDVVFSPDGSRCFYCSWSDYVHMIDVYGEGDTHTALDLRPRERRFAIFSLAVAPGGGAVLGGANDGCIYGYDLGAMRRVLKVSAHEDDVNAVALEGGAGQLVLSGGDDGVCRGWDRRLLQESPDGDKRPRPVVTLAGHRDGITFLHPRGDGRYLVTNSKDQSAKLWDLRLPAGPTVMAAARRAVANQSWDYRWQPAPPTTNPAPLPGDRSLMTFRGHVVLHTLLRARLAPPPGPAGGQYLSAACATGAVIVYDVLTGRVVRRLANHSACVRDVSWHPRGDWLASASWDGSIRLWDYGDPA, translated from the exons ATGGGTTCTCACGGTAGGGGGAGGGGCCGCCGGGAAGAGGAAGTGACGTCACAGGAAGCGGAGCTGGCGCTGGGATTGGCCGAGCTGCTGCGgag GGACCGACACAACGAGGGGGCGGAGCCAGccggagggggcggggccacaG ccccgccccctctGGCCAATCACGAGCTGcggctgcagctggagctggggcGGGGGAGGGGCCCGGGGGGACCCGCCCCCCAGGAGGAGAATCTGCCCCGAATGCTGACGCAG CGCCAATGGGGCCGTTGCCGCCACAGCAGCTTCTCCCCGGGGGAACAAACCCGCCTGAGCTCCCA TTTCCTCCCGAACCGCGTCGCCTTCGCCGACTCGTACCCGCAAAAGGCGTTCTGCGGCGTCTTCGACCCCAATGGCGACGCCTTCGTGTCCGCCTGCCAAG ACCAAACCCTGCGGCTGTACCGGTGCCGCGGGGGGGGGATGAAGCTGCTGCGGACCTTCGCGGGGCGGGACGTGGGCTGGAGCATCCTGGACGTCGTGTTCAGCCCCGACGGGTCCCGCTGCTTCTATTGCAGTTGGTCCGACTACG TTCATATGATTGACGTCTACGGGGAGGGCGACACCCACACGGCGCTGGATCTGCG GCCCCGCGAGCGCCGCTTCGCCATCTTCTCTTTGGCCGTGGcgccggggggcggggccgtgcTGGGCGGGGCCAACGACGGCTGCATCTACGGCTACGACCTGGGGGCCATGAGGAGGGTGCTCAAG GTGTCGGCGCACGAGGACGACGTGAACGCGGTGGCGCTGGAGGGGGGGGCGGGGCAGCTGGTGCTGTCCGGGGGGGACGACGGCGTGTGCCGGGGCTGGGACCGGCGGCTGCTGCAGGAATCGCCCGACGGCGACAAGCGGCCGCGACCCGTGGTGACCCTGGCCGGACACCGCGACGGGATCACCTTCCTGCACCCCCGC GGCGACGGGCGGTACCTTGTGACCAACTCCAAGGACCAATCAGCGAAGCTCTGGGACTTGCGGCTCCCGGCGGGGCCGACCGTCATGGCCGCCGCGCGCCGCGCCGTGGCCAATCAGAGCTGGGATTACCGCTGGCAGCCGGCCCCGCCCACCA CCAATCCGGCGCCGTTGCCGGGCGACCGCTCGCTGATGACCTTCCGGGGTCACGTGGTGCTGCACACGCTGCTGCGTGCCCgcctggccccgccccccggccccgccggcggCCAATACCTGAGCGCCGCCTGCGCCACGGGCGCCGTGATTG TGTACGACGTGCTGACGGGGCGGGTCGTGCGGCGATTGGCCAATCACAGCGCCTGCGTGCGTGACGTCAGCTGGCACCCGCGCGGGGATTGGCTGGCCAGCGCCTCG TGGGACGGCTCCATCCGCCTCTGGGACTACGGGGACCCGGCCTGA
- the OSGEP gene encoding tRNA N6-adenosine threonylcarbamoyltransferase yields the protein MPTVLGLEGSANKVGAGVVRDGVILSNARATYVTPPGHGFAPGPAGRHHRRALLALVGDALGHARTRPQDLDAIAFTRGPGMGAGLAVVAAVARTLAQLWQRPLVAVNHCVGHIEMGRLLGPAPDPLVLYVSGGNTQVIAFSRRRYRILGETLDLALGNCLDRFARILQLSNAPSPGYNIEQLARRGRRLLDLPYGVKGMDVSFSGLLSHLQAVTPGLLASGEATREDLCFSLQETAFAMLAEVTERALALTGTRHLLLVGGVACNHRLQEMLRTMCAARGAELCPIDDRYCQDNGAMIAQAGWEMLRAGQTTPIDQSGITQRYRTDEVEVTWRD from the exons ATGCCGACcgtgctggggctggagggctCGGCCAATAAGGTGGGGGCGGGGGTGGTGCGCGATGGCGTCATCCTCAGCAACGCGCGCGCCACTTACGTCACGCCGCCGGGCCACG GGTTCGCCCCGGGCCCCGCCGGGCGCCACCATCGCCGCGCGCTATTGGCTCTCGTGGGCGACGCCCTCGGCCACGCCCGGACACGCCCCCAGGACCTGGACGCCATCGCCTTCACCAGGG GCCCGGGCATGGGGGCGGGGCTTGCGGTGGTGGCCGCGGTGGCCCGCACGCTGGCCCAGCTGTGGCAGCGCCCCCTGGTGGCCGTCAACCACTGCGTGGGGCACATCGAGATGGGCCGCCTGCTCGGCCCCGCCCCCGACCCCCTGGTGCTCTACGTCAGCGGCGGGAACACCCAG GTCATCGCCTTCTCGCGCCGGCGCTACCGGATCCTGGGGGAGACGCTGGACCTGGCGCTGGGGAACTGCCTGGACCGCTTCGCCCGCATCCTGCAG CTCTCCAACGCCCCCAGCCCCGGGTACAACATCGAGCAGCTGGCGCGGAG GGGGCGCCGGCTGCTGGACCTGCCCTATGGGGTGAAGGGCATGGACGTGTCCTTCTCGGGGCTGCTGTCGCACCTGCAG GCGGTGACCCCGGGGCTGTTGGCGTCGGGGGAGGCGACACGTGAGGATCTTTGCTTCTCGCTGCAG GAGACGGCGTTCGCCATGCTGGCCGAGGTGACCGAGCGGGCGCTGGCGCTGACGGGGACGCGGcacctgctgctggtggggggCGTGGCCT GCAACCATAggctccaggagatgctgcGGACCATGTgtgcggcgcggggggcggagCTTTGCCCCATAGACGACAG GTACTGCCAGGACAACGGGGCCATGATCGCGCAGGCCgggtgggagatgctgagggcGGGGCAAACGACGCCCATCGACCAATCAGGGATCACGCAGAG GTATCGGACGGACGAGGTCGAGGTCACGTGGAGGGATTGA
- the APEX1 gene encoding DNA repair nuclease/redox regulator APEX1 has translation MPKRSRKEAAEGEEEGSRPAKGGRGQAEGVEPELLYEDPPLREVTPGGQRWNFKVTSWNVDGLRAWVRKGALQWVQEDAADVLLLQETKCGAAQVPPEVRALPQFPQQFWASAGRAGYSGVGLLARERPLHVSYGIGESTARDPVTY, from the exons ATGCCGAAGCGGAGTCGGAAGGAGGCGgcggagggagaggaggagg GTTCCCGCCCGGCCAAgggggggcgtggccaggcCGAGGGGGTGGAGCCGGAGCTGCTGTACGAGGACCCGCCCCTCCGCGAGGTCACGCCCGGAGGTCAAAGGTGGAATTTCAAGGTCACGTCCTGGAACGTGGAcgggctgagggcctgggtGCGCAAGGGGGCGCTGCAG TGGGTGCAGGAGGACGCCGCGgacgtgctgctgctgcaggagaccAAGTGCGGGGCGGCGCAGGTGCCCCCCGAGGTGCGGGCGCTGCCGCAGTTCCCGCAGCAGTTCTGGGCCAGCGCGGGCCGGGCCGGCTACAGCGGCGTGGGGCTGCTGGCCCGGGAGAGGCCGCTGCACGTCAGCTACGGCATCGGTGAGAGCACAGCCCGTGACCCCGTGACCTATTGA
- the OXA1L gene encoding mitochondrial inner membrane protein OXA1L: MMAAVLRLRPLRAQALRGPPGPGGAERGLQALLIRGLASGGEQPIASVGLSPPSVGPTPPHVPLHTPHLWGRIRHLWGRTRHLWGRTPPLWVRSSWRRRSPPAPQVWGRVLLEDVGLGAHTPVGLIQNFLQFLHMDVGLPWWGAIATGTLCARLLLLPLVLRGQREAARLARHLPRLQQLGQRLQHARAHGDQLHVARAYSELVAYQKKHDVNPLRGFLVPLVQTPLFVSFFLALRAMAAAPLPGLRSGGWGWVPDLTAPDPLYVLPVVVTASTWMVLEAGAEVGVASPGAGPTRQLLRLLPLVFLPFILHFPTVRDPGVPQGTQEYPKGPRSSPRDPGVPQGTQEFGRDPGVPQGTQEFRRDPGVPQGTQEYPRGPRSSPRDPGSAPGDPGIPQGTQEFGRDPGVPQGTPECPRGPRNTPRDPGVL; the protein is encoded by the exons ATGATGGCGGCGGTGTTGCGGCTGCGGCCGCTTCGCGCTCAG GCGCTTCGGGGACCCCCTGGCCCTGGAGGAGCCGAACGGGGGCTCCAAGCGCTTCTAATTAGGGGATTGGCAAGCGGCGGCGAGCAG CCCATTGCCTCCgtggggctgagccccccaAGTGTGGGTCCGacccccccccatgtccccctccACACCCCCCACCTATGGGGCCGGATTCGTCACCTATGGGGCCGGACCCGTCACCTATGGGGCCGGACCCCTCCGCTATGGGTCCGGAGCTCCTGGCGGCGGCgcagcccccctgccccccaagtgtggggccgggtgctgctggaggacgTGGGGCTGGGCGCCCACACGCCCGTGGGGCTGATCCAGAACTTTCTGCAGTTCCTGCACATGGACGTGGGGCTGCCCTGGTGGGGCGCCATCGCCACAG GCACGCTGTGCGCGcgcctcctgctgctgccgctggtGCTGCGCGGGCAGCGCGAGGCGGCGCGCCtggcccggcacctgccccgcctgcagcagctgggccaGCGCCTGCAGCACGCGCGGGCCCACGGGGACCAGCTGCACg TGGCCCGGGCGTACTCGGAGCTGGTGGCCTATCAGAAGAAGCACGACGTCAACCCGCTGAGGGGCTTCCTGGTGCCGCTGGTGCAg ACGCCGCTGTTCGTGTCGTTCTTCCTGGCGCTGCGGGCCATGGCGGCCGCGCCGCTGCCCGGGCTGCGctcggggggctgggggtgggtcCCCGACCTGACGGCGCCCGACCCGCTCTACGTGCTGCCCGTGGTGGTCACGGCGAGCACCTGGATGGTGCTGGAG GCGGGGGCGGAGGTGGGCGTGGCCAGCCCGGGGGCGGGGCCAACGCGGCAGCTGCTGAGGCTCCTCCCACTGGTCTTCCTGCCCTTCATCCTGCACTTCCCCACGGTAAGGGACCCcggagtgccccaggggacccaggaataccccaagggacccaggagttccccaagggacccaggagtgccccaggggacccaggagttcgggagggaccctggagtgccccaggggacccaggagttcaggagggaccctggagtgccccaggggacccaggaataccccaggggacccaggagttccccaagggacccagggagtgccccaggggacccaggaataccccaagggacccaggagttcgggagggaccccggagtgccccaagggaccccggagtgccccaggggacccaggaataccccaagggacccaggagttctg